In Ignisphaera sp., the sequence GTGAGGTGCTATATCTCTAGCCATCTTCAACCTCAACACCCTCTCTCTTTAGTATGGATCTGGCGGCTATTACTCCTGTTGCAGCTGCTACGTTCATGCCTCTTGAGAGCCCTACTCCGTCCCCGGCAACAAAGACGTTCTTCAAGTTTGTTTCAAGTTCTCTGCTGACTCTGGCTCTCGTGCTGTAGAATTTTATTTCTGGTGCGTATAGGAGTGTTTGTGGTGATGCTATTCCAGGCATTATTATGTCTAACCTCTTTAGAGCTTCTATTATATTTACAACTACTCTATATGGGTAGGCCATGGCTATGTCTCCTGGCGTTACAGATTTTAGTGTTGGGTCTACAACGCTTCTTTCTATTCTTGACCATGTACTTCTTCTCCCAGCCTCTAAATCGCCAAACCTCTGAATTATTGGTCTCCCACCGCCAAGCTTTGTCGCCAGTCTTGCTATGCTTTTCCCATATGCTATGGTGTCCTCAAATGGGTCTGTAAGCTTGACTGTTATTAGCAATGCAAAGTTTGTGTTCTTGCTTTTTATTGTTGCGAAGCTCTCTCCATTTACGCCAACCGAGTCGTCTGGATACCTCTCCTCAACGACAAGCCCATTTGGATTTGTGCAAAATGTTCTTGCTTTATCGTCATAGCTCTTTGTGTACATTATTATCTTCGGATCTCTGACAAGCTTTGTTATAGGCTCGGTGACATATGCTGGAACCTCAACTCTTACACCAATGTCTAGTGGACCGGGCTCAACATCTATACCTCTTCTCTTTGCCAGTTGAGAAAACCATTCAGCCCCGATTCTCCCAGGCGCTATAATAACATATCTAGATACTATGTCTAGCTTTGTTGTTTTAAGCCTTATCCTATTCTCTGCATGCTCGATGTCTGTAACCTCTGTATACCCATGTATCTCCACACCCCTGCTCTTCAAATAGTTAGCCATGTTTGCTATGACCTTAGGCATGTTCTCAGAGCCTATGAGTCTCTGAGGTGTTGGAACAAACTTTGCACCGGCTTTTGCAGCCAATCTCTCAAGCTCTGAAGCCTGCTCATAGTCAATAGCATATAAGTTATCTGGAGCACCAAACTTTACCAGCACACTATCAACATATTGTATCAGCTTCTCAGCCTCTTCCCAGCTACCGAGGAGCTTGTCCAAATCCCCTCCAACATCTGGCCTAAGATTCATGGTTCCACTGCTAAATGTTATAGCCCCTCCAACACCTGACATAACATTGCATGGTTTGCATAGAGCGCATTCCCTATCTCTTGCAAGCTTCTTTAGGTTGAGCATCGGACACGTTCTAAACGGGTTTTCACTACCCATCTCAACAATGGCTATCCTCAGCTTTCCAAATCCATAGGTTGAAAGCTCATATGCTGCAAAAAGCCCTGCCACACCCCCGCCAATTACTGCAACATCATATTGCTTCTCCATTATCTCCACCCCAATCCAAGCTCTTTTCGTCTATCGATTGTGCATAAAGCATCCTCTCCAGTGCCAATAATCGTTACTGGAGTTTTTAGAGAATTCTCTATGTTTTCTATCCAGTTCCTAGCATCCTTTGATAGTTTGTCCCATTCTCTAACACACTTATCGTTTGGGTAGAGCGCGTCGAGTCTTGTTATAGCTGCTTGTGTTGCGGAATTCAGCATTATTGCTTTCTTAGCGAGATCAACATTGAATAGTGCTACCCTTCTCCTTCTACCAGTAACAGTAGCTACTTCAACTAGTCCAAGCCTCTCAGCCTCCTCAGGTGGAAGCTCACCCTCTAGAGGACCTCCACCAACCCTTGTAACATATGATTTGAAAACAACTATAACCTCGTCAACCTTCTTAGGGCCGACCCCAACCTCTGAGGCAAAGGCTGACGCTGTTGTATCTCTACTTGTAACGTATGGGTATGTGCCATGGTACAAACTTAGGAAGGTTCCTTGAACACCCTCTATATAGACAAGCTCCCCTCTATCAATAGCGTTGTTAACTTCCAGCGAAACATCTACAAGGTAGTCTCTTAGCACATCAAAATCTTTGGCAAGTCTAAGCCTCCTCAAAACCCTGTCAGACATTGCAAATCCTACTCCCTGCAATGTTGAGCCAACGTCTTTGACCAGAAAAGCGTCTCTCTTCTCAGCCTCGACATGCCTATCCTCTATAACACCAGTGTTCCTGTCAACAAATATCCTGCCCCTAACACCAGTCTCCTCAACCTCGTTAAAGAACACATCAAGTCTCATCAAAGCCCCGGCAGCGATCATAAGCTTCACATTCTTGTTAACGAAAAACGATGGGACAAGCCTGAGCTTCCACACCCTATTGCCGTAGACAACTGTATGACCAGCATTTATAGAGCCACATCTAACAGCGATAGACGGGTTATCGGCTAGCGCAAGATACGCCGCTATCTTACCCTTGCCCTCATCGCCAAAGAACCCGCCTACAACTATGGCCAGCGGCATAAAATACCCCCTACAAATCGCATTTCCTAATTAATTCAACTACTAACAAATATCTGCTTATATTGCTTGAATTTCTATGGTATTTTATTACACAGTGGTGGAATCTGAACAACAAAATCCTTTGCTAATACTTCTAAGACACGGAGATTTTAAATCTTAGATATTCATCACTACTATAAAAAGATTTTGAACTAATCATACACTCAATACAATTGGCTCTTCCACTAGATTAACATCTAAATAAATGTATTTTAGAGCAAATTAAGACTTCCTTGAAGTTCCGAAACTGAAAAAGACAAACACTTAAATATGTCCTATCTTGGCTTTCTGTTACATGTAGAACGGGTTTAGCTATGAAGCAAGAGACTTTTGAAAAGATTGTTGTTACTGGCGGGGCCGGTTTTATCGGTAGCCATTTAGTGGATTACCTCGTTGCAATGGGTTTGGCTAAGAAAATAATTGTTATAGACAACCTTAGTAGTGGTTCTATCAAAAATGTTGAGCATCATGTTGGAAAGGACTATTTTGTTTTTGTTAACGCAGATTTGAAGTTTTTCGATGAGAAATGGGTCAGTTTTTTCAGAGATACTGATGCAGTTTTTCATTTTGCTGCTAATCCAGAGGTTAGAGTATCGTCTATTGAGCCAAGAACCCACTTCAATGAGAATGTTGTTGCAACATTCAATGTTTTGGAGGCTTCTAGGCTAAATGATGTCAGGCTACATTTCTTCGCAAGTTCCTCAACTGTTTATGGAGATGCTGAGAAGATCCCGACACCTGAAGACTATGCTCTAAGACCTATCTCTGTCTATGGAGCGTCTAAGGCTGCATGTGAAATGCTCTACCACTCTTACTCTCATCTATATGGCTTTAGCGTTGCTATTGGAAGATATGCTAACATAATCGGCTATAGATCCAACCACGGAGTTATAATAGACTTCATAAATAAGTTGAGGAGCAATCTAAACACGCTGGAGATTCTTGGCGATGGCACGCAAAGAAAAAGCTATTTACATATATCAGATACCATAGAGGCTACAATGGCCATTACACTATATGCTAAAAACAATAAAGGATTCCATGTATTCAACATTGGGAATAACGATTGGATTACAGTTAAGGAGATAGCAGATATAGTCGTCGACGAAATGAACCTCAAGAACGTGCAGTATAAATATGTCTGGGTAACTCCTGACGGCAGGGGGTGGCCAGGCGACGTAAAGTTAATGCTCCTCGACATATCAAAGATTGCTAGCCTAACCCAATGGAGGCCTAGACTCTCATCAAAAGAAGCTGTAAGAAAAACTGTTAGAGAGGCTTTAGGCAAGGAAAAATTCTCTTGGATATAGCTAAAAACTTTAGAAAATCCACATAGTTTTTCACAACATCGTTTAATCCTAGACCATAGGCAATAGCTTCAACACGTTGATCTGTTAGAAGCAGACTTGAATTCTATGCAAAACAACAGCTCTTGGCTTAAAATATCAAAACCCATATAGCAACATCTTTTGTATGGTCAGAGGAGTCCTCTCAATCATCTATCATTAAGGATGCGTCTCTTCATCCCAAAGATTCGATATTGCCTAAAGATTTTATATAGGGGCATATGTAGCATGGCTTATGTAAAATAGTGTATAGTTGTAGAAAACAAATATTTATATCCCTTCTACAAAAAATGATACACGTGATGGTCTATGTTGCTAAAGGGCATATCAAAAACACTTGTGGTTGTAATAGTAGCAATTCTTGTTGTTGTTGCAGGAGTCTCAATATACTATCTCCTTGTCGCAGGAGGCAAAAAAGAGGCAATCACACTTGTTGTATTGACAAGGCATCCTCAAGACCTTCTCAACTTGGCTCGCGACGCGTTTCTGAAGAGTGATATTGCCAAGAAGTATAACATTGTCGATGTACAGTTCCTCTCTTTGGACTCTGGCCAGTGGAGAGACTATCTCAAGAGTCATGGTGCAGATGTTGGCTGGGGTGGCGGTCCATCGCTCTTTGACTCGCTTTACAGAGATGGTTGGCTAGCTCCTCTAACATCCAACGAGGTTAGAGAAGCTCTAAGCAAGATACCGGACACCGTACTTGGAGCACCTATGAAGAGATTTGGAAGCGACGGGAATGTGTATTGGGTTGCACAAGCACTATCAAGCTTTGGGATAATCGCAAACAACAAGCTGTTGAAAGACTATGGCATTCCAAAGCCAAGTGACTGGAGCAACTTGACAAGCCCTGAATATGGAAAGGTTATAAATGTCTATGGCTCTCCAGCAATAGTTATTGCAAACCCCCTTAAGAGCACAAGCCATCTAAGAATATACGAAATCATCTTAGAGGCTTATGGATGGGACAGCGGATGGAAATACCTCACCCTTTTAGCAGCAAACTCAAAGATAATCGACTCTGCATCAGATGCTAGAGACTATGTTATAAGAGGTGAGTTTGCAGCTACAATAGCTGTTGATTACTATGGCTACATAGCAATGGTTCAAAACCCCAACTGCAGCTTCATCATACCGCTGAAAACAATAGTTAATGGAGACCCGATAGCATTGTTCAACACCTCAAAGCATCCAGAGGCAGCACAAGCGTTCATAGCCTGGGCTTTGACAGATGGACAAAGGATTCTGTTGGACAAGAAGGTCAATAGACTCCCCGTAAATGCTGATGTTTGGAATACCCCCGAGGGGCAACAGAGAACAGATCTCAAAGAGATTTACTACAAGACATTGAGTCTAACCCCAATGGCTTTCAACGATTCTGATGTTATGAAATATGAATATGCTGTTGCAAGATACTTCAAAGCCGTGCTTATAGACGCTCATGACCAGCTTGTAGAGGTTTGGAAGAAGCTTGTTGATCTATACTCAAGAGGTTTGATAACACAGCAACAATTTGATTACTATGTATCACAGCTCTCAAAGCCTTTAACATTCACAGATCCCACAACAGGCTCTGAAGTAACATTCACAAAAGATTATGCCAAAAGCATTGCCAGTAGAATGGCTAGTGATAGAACTTTGGAGCAGCAACTCATGACTATATGGACACAGAAGGCTGTTGAGAGATTCAACTCGATATTGAATGAGCTTCAAAAGATTGGATGAAGCTCAGATGAAAAGAGTTAGAAATAAAATCAATTTTTTATTCTCAGACCCTTTCATACTCTTCTCAACAGTATTTCCACTAACCTACCTAGCGATCTTTCTCCTAATACCACTAGCACTACCATTGTCAGAGCTGTTAAGATCCGATCCAATGCGAATAGCCGAGCTTGTGTTTCAGAACCCTAGATATGTTTCCACTAGACCAATTGGGAGTATAGTTAGTGTGAAGAACGTTGTTTTTGGTGGGAAGAACATCACCCTAATTCTGTTTAGCGGGGTTAGCTATGGCTCAATAATAAACAGCTTTATAGTCGCTACAATAACAATGGTTGTAGCAACTGCTGTGGGAGCTCTAATAGCCATTATATTAACGCTATATGATTTTCCTGGAAGAAGATTCTTCCAGGTTCTAGCCATGTTACCACTGTTTGCTGCGCCGTTTGCAAGTGGCTATGTCGTTAGAAAGTTTTTTGATTGGAGATATGGTTTACTCTCATATGTAATAGTCAATGTTCTTGGAGTCCCCGTTAGGATAGGCTTAGACGGGTTGGCAGGGGTTGTTACAGCACAGATTCTAGGTCTATATGTGATTGTTTATCTGAATGTCTCTGCTGCTATAGCCAATATCGACCATACCTTGATTGAGCAGGCGCAGAACCTTGGCTCATCGACATTTAGGGTGTTAAAAGATGTTGTATTACCTCTAGCCCTCCCTGGTATCGCCACTGGGGCGTCACTAACATTTATACTATCTCTTGAGGATATAGCCAACCCCATTGTTTTTGGAGAAGATAGGCTCATATCATATGAGATATTCAGAAGTTTTCAGGATCCAACGACTGGAGCTAGATCCCCTGCCGCATTGTTGATGACTGTAATCGTTGTTTTGGTAAGTGCCACAATATTTATACTCATAAGGAGCTATGTCTCGCTAAGAAGCTATGCAGCTGTAGGAAGGGGTGCAAAGCCCTTGAAGCCATTCAAGCTATCGAGAATTGGTACAGCAATTGTATATTTGTTTCTATTGCCGTTTCTGTTATTCTCTTCAATTCCACAGATAGGTGTTTTTGTACTGGCATTCTCATCTAGGTGGTATAGCGCATTGCCAGAGGGGTTTACATTAGATAATTTTGCCTCTATGCTAACAGATCCAATAGTTTCAACAGCAATAAAGAACAGCTTATTGTACTCTATAACAGCCTTAGGCATAATATTAGTTATATCCATACTCATTGCCTACTCATCTACAAGAACCAGAGGGGCTATTTCATATATCTTGGATACCCTAGCCACAATACCTATCGCAATCCCTGGGATCGCAATAGCCTCTGGATTCTTCCTATTGTTCACTACACCACCATTCAAAAACAGCATCTTTGACCCTGTCATATACTCACCTGGAATAGCAATTACAATAGCTTATACCGTAAGGAGAATGCCGTTTATGGTAAGAGCAATTTATGCTGGCTTACAGCAAATACCAACATCTCTTGAGGAGGCTGCTATCAACCTGGGAGCCTCAAGGTTTTTGGCTATAGCCACTGTTATACTACCGGCTATAGCAATAAACATTTTTGGTGGTGCCATAACAACATTTGTTTACTGCATTAGCGAAACGAGTGTAGGGGTTATGCTAGGCGGCTTGAAGGGTGTTTCAATAGGCCATGCCGCACCAATAACATTTGTTATGCAAAACTATCTAGAGACTCCCCAAGGAACCCAGATAGTTGGTGCCTTGGGAGCTATGCTAATAGCTCTTCAGCTAATAGCTGTAACTATATCAACGTTTCTGTTAAAGGGCTATAGCATCTTCGGTGTTAGATAATGGCTTTTCTAGAAATTCTTGGCGTTAGCAAAAGATTTGGCAACACGATTGCTCTTGACAATGTCACTCTCCATATAGATAAAGGAGAGTTGTTCGCCATTCTAGGCCCTTCAGGATGTGGAAAAACAACTCTTCTAAGAATTGTAGCTGGCCTAGAGGTGCCTGATACTGGAAGAATAGTTGTTAACGGAGTTGATATAACCTTTGAAGAACCCCAGAATAGAAAAGCTGTGATGGTCTTCCAGAACTGGGCTCTATGGCCACACATGACAGTATTTGACAACATTGCTTACGGACTAAAGATAAAGGGGATGCCCAAAGATGAGATAGCTAAAAGAGTTAAATGGGCATTGGAGCTTGTAAAGCTCGAGGGCCTTGAGAAGAGGTATCCACATCAGCTTTCTGGTGGACAGCAACAGAGGGTTGCATTGGCAAGAGCTATTGTAGTTGAGCCAGAGATTCTTCTTTTAGATGAGCCTCTCAGCAACTTGGATGCAAGACTTAGAATAGATATGAGGGAAGAGCTTAGAAACCTCATAAAGAAACTGGGAATAACAGCCATATATGTTACGCATGACCAGGAGGAAGCCATGGCAATAGCTGATAGAATGGCTGTAATGAACAAGGGCAAGGTGATGCAGATTGGAACGCCTACAGAAATTTACAATAACCCCAAGAACGTTTTTGTTGCCACATTCATTGGCAGAGCCAATGTTATAAAGGGTATAGCGACTAGAATAGGCGATAGGTATATCGAAGCTAGAATAGGTGGCAAATTCATCAAAGCTGTGAAGGTGACGGACGAAGAGATTCGCCAAGGGGATTCTGTAGACATTGTTATTAGACCTCATCACATATCGACAAAATGTAGCAACAAGATTGAGAACAAGTTTACAGGTAGAGTAATAGAGGTGAGCTTCTTGGGAAATACTATTGAGGTAAAGGTAGAAACTGATATAGGGATTCTAACAGCTCTGTTGCCAGAATCGAACATAATAGAAAACAAAGATGTTGTTGAAATATGTTTCAACAACGACAAGGCGCTAGTGTTTAGGTCTGAGTGAAGCTAGCTGTTCTTAACATTTTTCATTATCGAGAATTAGATCACAAATCCGATAGATGAGTAGTCTTGAAAATCAAGCTCTTTGCGATTCCCTGTAAAGTGCTATTGACGTGCTTACCAAAATTAGCCCTATTGCGAATGAGGCAAGGAACTGGATGTATTTGTCTACATAGATATAGTAAGTCGATATGAACAAAAATATTAGGCCACAAACTAAAAGCAACAAAGCATATACTATTCCAATTTTATTACCCGCTTGTCTAGACATAATCAACACCTATATCCATCGCCCAATTTTTCTATATCCTTATTCTTATAAACCTTTGATTGAAGCTATTAAAAAAATTATAGCATATGGGGTTATTTCAACAACTATTTTCATATAGCCAATTAACTTACCCCTAATCAATAACATTGAGATCCATATAAGCATTAATATACCTGCATATACGCCATAGAATTGAAACAACATTAATATGCTTATAAATCCCACTAAATGCGCCAAGCTCTTCACAATATCAATAACACGATCTATTTCTGCTCGAGCTATGAACCCCAGACCACCAAGGAATTCTACAGATGGTTCTAGAGCTATTGAAAATAAAAGTAAGAACAGGGTTGCAAAAACTACTTGTGAACTCCATCTATCCATTCCCAAAAATTCAATACCTTCGCTTATTAGAGATACTGAAACAGCCATTACTAGAACAAGTATTATGGGTATTACATCTAAGAGTATATGATAGGCTGATCCTTTGCTAAGCCCCCTAAACATAGAGATTGCTAGTAATCTGGTAATTGGAATTGCAAGAACAGTTACTAAAAGAGCTGTTGGATCTGCCATAACCAACGCTATAAACAAAAATGCTATTGCTACTAACGCCAAAATCTCCCTCTTAGTCTTATAGTCATATATCGAGGCTATAAACTCTGCTATTACCATAAACACTATAAATATTGAGTTCATGGCTTTCCCTCACCATATATTATCTCAAAACCTTCTTCACTAAACTCTATACCAATCAATGCACCACCCAATGTTTTTGAGATTCGGTCTAGAAGCTTGGCAATGGCGTCTCTTTCCATAAACTCATCGTATCTAAACATAGGCATTACTATGAACAGTCTCTCAAGCACTACAACCAGCTCTCTTAAATTGGCAGGCTCATCAAGTGAAAGGGTTATCGGATTTGTTAAAAGGATTATTATGTCGTATTGCGAAGGCTCTTTATCGATATAGCTAGTGGCATCTATGAAGCTGTTCAGTTGCGAGCTACATCCACCACCAACATCTATGAGTGAAAATATTCTGTAGAGAGCTTCCTCACCTCCTCTGAGGTTTACCACAACCTTTGGCATTATCCCACTACAGACAACAGCGTCAACAACCATTCCATTCCTAGTTAGAAAATTAACTAATG encodes:
- a CDS encoding NAD(P)/FAD-dependent oxidoreductase; the encoded protein is MEKQYDVAVIGGGVAGLFAAYELSTYGFGKLRIAIVEMGSENPFRTCPMLNLKKLARDRECALCKPCNVMSGVGGAITFSSGTMNLRPDVGGDLDKLLGSWEEAEKLIQYVDSVLVKFGAPDNLYAIDYEQASELERLAAKAGAKFVPTPQRLIGSENMPKVIANMANYLKSRGVEIHGYTEVTDIEHAENRIRLKTTKLDIVSRYVIIAPGRIGAEWFSQLAKRRGIDVEPGPLDIGVRVEVPAYVTEPITKLVRDPKIIMYTKSYDDKARTFCTNPNGLVVEERYPDDSVGVNGESFATIKSKNTNFALLITVKLTDPFEDTIAYGKSIARLATKLGGGRPIIQRFGDLEAGRRSTWSRIERSVVDPTLKSVTPGDIAMAYPYRVVVNIIEALKRLDIIMPGIASPQTLLYAPEIKFYSTRARVSRELETNLKNVFVAGDGVGLSRGMNVAAATGVIAARSILKREGVEVEDG
- a CDS encoding adenylosuccinate synthetase; its protein translation is MPLAIVVGGFFGDEGKGKIAAYLALADNPSIAVRCGSINAGHTVVYGNRVWKLRLVPSFFVNKNVKLMIAAGALMRLDVFFNEVEETGVRGRIFVDRNTGVIEDRHVEAEKRDAFLVKDVGSTLQGVGFAMSDRVLRRLRLAKDFDVLRDYLVDVSLEVNNAIDRGELVYIEGVQGTFLSLYHGTYPYVTSRDTTASAFASEVGVGPKKVDEVIVVFKSYVTRVGGGPLEGELPPEEAERLGLVEVATVTGRRRRVALFNVDLAKKAIMLNSATQAAITRLDALYPNDKCVREWDKLSKDARNWIENIENSLKTPVTIIGTGEDALCTIDRRKELGLGWR
- a CDS encoding NAD-dependent epimerase/dehydratase family protein, giving the protein MKQETFEKIVVTGGAGFIGSHLVDYLVAMGLAKKIIVIDNLSSGSIKNVEHHVGKDYFVFVNADLKFFDEKWVSFFRDTDAVFHFAANPEVRVSSIEPRTHFNENVVATFNVLEASRLNDVRLHFFASSSTVYGDAEKIPTPEDYALRPISVYGASKAACEMLYHSYSHLYGFSVAIGRYANIIGYRSNHGVIIDFINKLRSNLNTLEILGDGTQRKSYLHISDTIEATMAITLYAKNNKGFHVFNIGNNDWITVKEIADIVVDEMNLKNVQYKYVWVTPDGRGWPGDVKLMLLDISKIASLTQWRPRLSSKEAVRKTVREALGKEKFSWI
- a CDS encoding extracellular solute-binding protein, giving the protein MLLKGISKTLVVVIVAILVVVAGVSIYYLLVAGGKKEAITLVVLTRHPQDLLNLARDAFLKSDIAKKYNIVDVQFLSLDSGQWRDYLKSHGADVGWGGGPSLFDSLYRDGWLAPLTSNEVREALSKIPDTVLGAPMKRFGSDGNVYWVAQALSSFGIIANNKLLKDYGIPKPSDWSNLTSPEYGKVINVYGSPAIVIANPLKSTSHLRIYEIILEAYGWDSGWKYLTLLAANSKIIDSASDARDYVIRGEFAATIAVDYYGYIAMVQNPNCSFIIPLKTIVNGDPIALFNTSKHPEAAQAFIAWALTDGQRILLDKKVNRLPVNADVWNTPEGQQRTDLKEIYYKTLSLTPMAFNDSDVMKYEYAVARYFKAVLIDAHDQLVEVWKKLVDLYSRGLITQQQFDYYVSQLSKPLTFTDPTTGSEVTFTKDYAKSIASRMASDRTLEQQLMTIWTQKAVERFNSILNELQKIG
- a CDS encoding iron ABC transporter permease; the protein is MKRVRNKINFLFSDPFILFSTVFPLTYLAIFLLIPLALPLSELLRSDPMRIAELVFQNPRYVSTRPIGSIVSVKNVVFGGKNITLILFSGVSYGSIINSFIVATITMVVATAVGALIAIILTLYDFPGRRFFQVLAMLPLFAAPFASGYVVRKFFDWRYGLLSYVIVNVLGVPVRIGLDGLAGVVTAQILGLYVIVYLNVSAAIANIDHTLIEQAQNLGSSTFRVLKDVVLPLALPGIATGASLTFILSLEDIANPIVFGEDRLISYEIFRSFQDPTTGARSPAALLMTVIVVLVSATIFILIRSYVSLRSYAAVGRGAKPLKPFKLSRIGTAIVYLFLLPFLLFSSIPQIGVFVLAFSSRWYSALPEGFTLDNFASMLTDPIVSTAIKNSLLYSITALGIILVISILIAYSSTRTRGAISYILDTLATIPIAIPGIAIASGFFLLFTTPPFKNSIFDPVIYSPGIAITIAYTVRRMPFMVRAIYAGLQQIPTSLEEAAINLGASRFLAIATVILPAIAINIFGGAITTFVYCISETSVGVMLGGLKGVSIGHAAPITFVMQNYLETPQGTQIVGALGAMLIALQLIAVTISTFLLKGYSIFGVR
- a CDS encoding ABC transporter ATP-binding protein, coding for MAFLEILGVSKRFGNTIALDNVTLHIDKGELFAILGPSGCGKTTLLRIVAGLEVPDTGRIVVNGVDITFEEPQNRKAVMVFQNWALWPHMTVFDNIAYGLKIKGMPKDEIAKRVKWALELVKLEGLEKRYPHQLSGGQQQRVALARAIVVEPEILLLDEPLSNLDARLRIDMREELRNLIKKLGITAIYVTHDQEEAMAIADRMAVMNKGKVMQIGTPTEIYNNPKNVFVATFIGRANVIKGIATRIGDRYIEARIGGKFIKAVKVTDEEIRQGDSVDIVIRPHHISTKCSNKIENKFTGRVIEVSFLGNTIEVKVETDIGILTALLPESNIIENKDVVEICFNNDKALVFRSE